The Pseudomonas wenzhouensis genome has a segment encoding these proteins:
- a CDS encoding DUF3422 domain-containing protein, which translates to MHPFRTALHDELHARPSIYFNEPAHIYHLTLLECSDALDSIVETLDDLAADALQGLVSLDGYATKWERHTEFLSLTMVVPKQAHAEFWPPLPESLAALIRGHEELLIECSQVLVESAEEWGGSTGRYGFRDPCGSQVGAGDAVIWSDFRLTPDGVNRILLVNHNLNAYRLGRMVRRLLEIETYRMMASLTLPVAKDVARELRNYERKLTELSDQNAHSSSDARQILKSISDLSSRIVRLTARTRQRFSATEAYAQIVFERIAELRESHVLGRQRLGVFIERRFRPTVRYCSATHQRMERVKESVANLGELLQTRVQVEVEEQNGAILHSLNERATTQIKIQKAVEGLSIIAISYYLLSLLKLLYEGARSLGLDLSPRDASLYAAPVVVLVLGTIIRRIRKAQRE; encoded by the coding sequence ATGCATCCCTTCCGCACCGCACTGCACGACGAGCTGCACGCGCGCCCCTCAATCTATTTCAACGAGCCGGCACATATCTATCACCTGACCCTGCTCGAATGCAGCGATGCGCTGGATAGCATCGTCGAAACCCTTGACGACCTGGCTGCGGATGCCCTGCAAGGACTGGTCAGCCTGGATGGATACGCGACCAAGTGGGAGCGGCACACCGAGTTCCTCTCCCTCACCATGGTCGTACCCAAGCAGGCTCACGCGGAGTTCTGGCCGCCGCTGCCGGAGAGCCTCGCCGCCCTGATCCGAGGGCACGAGGAGCTGCTGATCGAATGCTCGCAGGTGCTGGTGGAGTCCGCCGAGGAATGGGGAGGCAGCACCGGGCGCTATGGGTTCAGGGATCCCTGCGGCTCGCAGGTCGGCGCCGGCGACGCTGTGATCTGGAGCGATTTCCGCCTGACACCGGATGGAGTCAATCGCATCCTCCTGGTCAACCATAACCTCAATGCCTACCGCCTGGGGCGCATGGTACGCCGCCTGCTGGAGATCGAGACCTACCGTATGATGGCCTCGCTCACCCTGCCGGTGGCCAAGGATGTCGCGAGGGAACTGCGGAATTACGAGCGCAAGCTCACCGAACTGTCCGACCAGAACGCGCATTCCAGCAGCGACGCCCGGCAGATCCTAAAGAGCATCTCTGACCTTTCTTCGCGCATCGTTCGTCTGACCGCCAGGACCCGCCAGCGCTTTAGCGCCACCGAGGCCTATGCGCAGATCGTCTTCGAGCGCATCGCCGAGCTGCGCGAGAGCCACGTGCTGGGCCGCCAGCGTCTAGGCGTGTTTATCGAACGGCGCTTCCGCCCGACCGTACGCTACTGCTCGGCCACACATCAGCGTATGGAACGGGTCAAAGAGAGCGTGGCCAATCTCGGCGAACTGCTGCAGACCCGCGTACAGGTCGAGGTCGAGGAACAGAACGGCGCCATCCTGCACAGCCTCAACGAACGCGCCACCACCCAGATCAAGATCCAGAAAGCAGTCGAGGGGCTATCGATCATCGCCATCAGCTACTACCTGCTGAGCCTGCTCAAGCTGCTCTATGAAGGCGCGCGCAGCCTCGGCCTAGACCTATCGCCGCGTGACGCCAGTCTCTACGCCGCACCTGTAGTGGTGCTGGTGCTAGGCACCATCATCCGTCGCATCAGGAAGGCTCAGCGCGAGTAG
- a CDS encoding helix-turn-helix transcriptional regulator, whose protein sequence is MNPPASLSGRWVMSEMILLDFNAVSRKVGLSRKTIYCRIREGDFPRQVKIGRASRWLQHEVDDWIASAAAAR, encoded by the coding sequence ATGAATCCACCAGCCTCTCTTTCTGGGAGGTGGGTTATGTCTGAGATGATCCTTCTGGACTTCAATGCGGTTAGCCGCAAAGTCGGATTGAGTCGTAAAACTATCTACTGCCGTATCCGAGAGGGTGACTTCCCGAGACAGGTGAAGATAGGCCGAGCAAGCCGCTGGCTTCAGCACGAAGTCGACGACTGGATAGCCAGTGCAGCTGCAGCGAGATAG
- a CDS encoding site-specific integrase: MFECRTSGAVEAYYRRRGEGGQKVKIGVFKKTLKSPGLSLTEIREQAVRLAKIAAEHGDIKAYQAKCAAEEEARQAERQRQLHEQQRLAEIEAAKGTFSELFRDYIEDRRRSGVSAQQLDEFERVLRNDLEGEKVVSVADDGQEQKLNVMAMKAKDVRPEHVNLLLKPIWDRGAGRQTGKVRSFLVAAFSFGLKAEHHIDRSSNKSYGLQMNPADPVTVPNTSKPGERALTDKELKQFWHTITKVDSVGAIMARVFHFAFATAGQRPLQFIREPWTSYNFQKKYLKIIDSKGRGSKKRAHFVPLSSRALQILEQVRALQPPGAVYPWSVGGQKPIHASSLSHAVTGWFATEHAKLDGQPVPKFTPRDIRRTCTQFMQRHGIKDFDSDALQSHGQTGVVEVHYRNNPEAKLPQMRPTMEAFDAALSRLLDSPDEDEYQAEQLDLFEKG, from the coding sequence TTGTTCGAATGCCGTACCTCGGGAGCTGTCGAGGCCTACTACCGCCGCCGTGGTGAGGGTGGGCAGAAGGTCAAGATAGGTGTCTTCAAGAAAACGCTGAAGAGCCCAGGTCTCTCCCTTACTGAAATTCGCGAGCAAGCTGTCCGTCTCGCCAAGATTGCCGCAGAGCATGGCGACATCAAGGCCTATCAAGCCAAGTGTGCTGCTGAGGAGGAGGCTCGGCAGGCTGAGCGCCAACGCCAGCTGCACGAGCAGCAACGTCTCGCTGAAATCGAGGCTGCAAAAGGCACCTTTTCTGAGCTGTTCCGGGATTACATCGAAGATCGTAGGCGCTCGGGTGTATCAGCCCAGCAGCTCGATGAGTTTGAGCGCGTGCTACGTAACGACCTGGAGGGCGAGAAAGTAGTGTCCGTGGCCGACGATGGTCAGGAGCAGAAGCTCAATGTCATGGCTATGAAAGCTAAGGATGTCAGGCCTGAGCATGTTAATTTGCTGCTGAAACCAATCTGGGACAGAGGTGCGGGGCGTCAGACTGGCAAGGTTCGTTCGTTTCTCGTTGCAGCTTTCAGTTTTGGCTTAAAAGCTGAGCATCATATCGACCGAAGCAGTAATAAAAGCTACGGGCTTCAGATGAATCCTGCTGATCCAGTGACTGTCCCGAACACATCAAAGCCTGGCGAGCGCGCTCTGACGGATAAGGAGCTGAAGCAATTTTGGCACACCATTACCAAGGTCGATTCGGTTGGTGCAATTATGGCGCGTGTCTTTCACTTTGCTTTTGCTACTGCAGGGCAGCGCCCCCTCCAGTTTATCCGTGAGCCTTGGACCAGCTACAACTTTCAAAAGAAGTACTTGAAGATCATCGATAGCAAAGGGCGTGGCAGTAAAAAACGTGCTCACTTCGTTCCCTTGAGCAGCAGGGCTTTGCAGATACTTGAACAGGTTCGTGCCTTGCAGCCTCCAGGGGCCGTATACCCTTGGAGCGTTGGTGGACAAAAGCCGATTCACGCGTCCAGCCTGTCTCATGCGGTGACCGGGTGGTTTGCGACTGAGCATGCCAAGTTGGATGGCCAGCCCGTGCCGAAATTTACTCCGCGTGATATCCGGCGTACCTGCACACAGTTCATGCAGCGCCACGGCATCAAGGATTTCGATAGCGACGCGTTGCAGTCGCACGGACAAACAGGTGTTGTCGAGGTGCACTATCGCAATAACCCCGAAGCGAAATTGCCTCAGATGCGCCCGACCATGGAGGCTTTCGATGCAGCGCTTAGCCGCCTGCTCGATAGTCCTGATGAGGATGAGTATCAGGCTGAGCAGCTGGATTTGTTCGAGAAAGGATAA
- a CDS encoding GGDEF domain-containing protein, producing MGNPNYNDHRDVGAGHYEGLRESGKRALMRTILLATGLTLGGFSVLQTLAGNYPFAILEMLCTVLLLFGAWRIEQARHLYFWIYLYLIPTFCFILYIIIMPDASAAAFVWLYMIPLLAYLLLGKRRAFLLTAPFMLAGLLLYCADNRLSLDTHGLIDLGNAALCGMLILVFVHIYDGLRMQAHEELERLAQTDALTGVANRGSFQHALQRSIQEAERSNGHLVLVLLDVDHFKQVNDQWGHEGGDMALQHICQILQQRLRVTDFLGRLGGEEFGLLLRHTDSAGAGPLVETLRRQIAEQPLNYDGEQIALSATFGLATWPEDGRSAAELYRSADRRLYSGKARGRNQLVSADLPAELLLDKFDVRL from the coding sequence ATGGGCAACCCAAACTATAACGATCACAGGGATGTAGGCGCGGGGCACTATGAAGGCCTGCGCGAGTCCGGCAAGCGTGCGCTGATGCGCACCATCCTGCTCGCCACCGGCCTGACCCTGGGCGGCTTCTCCGTGCTGCAGACGCTGGCTGGCAACTACCCTTTCGCCATCCTCGAGATGTTGTGCACCGTATTGCTGCTGTTCGGCGCCTGGCGCATCGAACAGGCGCGGCATCTGTACTTCTGGATCTACCTGTACCTGATCCCTACCTTCTGTTTCATCCTCTACATCATCATCATGCCGGACGCCTCGGCGGCCGCGTTCGTCTGGCTGTACATGATCCCGCTGCTGGCCTACCTGCTGCTGGGCAAACGCCGCGCCTTCCTGCTCACGGCGCCCTTCATGCTCGCCGGGCTGCTGCTGTACTGCGCCGATAATCGCCTGAGCCTCGATACCCACGGTTTGATCGACCTGGGCAATGCGGCCCTGTGTGGCATGCTGATCCTGGTATTCGTGCATATCTACGACGGCCTGCGCATGCAGGCCCACGAAGAGTTGGAGCGTCTGGCGCAGACCGATGCACTGACCGGCGTGGCCAATCGCGGCAGTTTTCAGCATGCGCTGCAGCGCAGCATCCAGGAGGCCGAACGCAGCAACGGGCATCTGGTATTGGTGCTGCTCGACGTCGACCACTTCAAACAGGTCAATGATCAATGGGGGCATGAGGGTGGCGACATGGCCCTGCAGCATATCTGTCAGATCCTGCAGCAGCGCCTGCGCGTGACCGACTTCCTCGGCCGCCTGGGCGGCGAGGAGTTCGGCCTGCTGCTGCGCCACACTGACAGTGCAGGTGCTGGCCCTTTGGTGGAAACACTGCGCCGGCAGATTGCCGAACAACCGCTGAACTATGACGGCGAGCAGATCGCGCTATCCGCCACCTTCGGCCTCGCCACCTGGCCCGAAGACGGCCGCAGCGCCGCCGAACTCTACCGCAGCGCCGACCGTCGCCTGTACAGCGGTAAGGCCCGTGGCCGCAACCAACTGGTCAGCGCCGACCTGCCGGCCGAACTGCTGCTGGATAAGTTCGATGTGCGGCTGTGA
- a CDS encoding sigma-54 interaction domain-containing protein, producing MAISRDDLDQHGLIIGVSPERFRAVAMPLLFDHLDAQCEGTIAVNRQARIVWINDKYAQKVGIADPRTALGKAIEDVLPASRLREVVESGQPSMLDLMAFGSEHFVVTRIPLRDEDGTLVGALGFVLFDRARHLKPLMAKYNNLQTQLLATQHELAKARRARYTIAGFIGASTAASEVKRQARRAAQLDATVLIRGETGTGKELLAQGIHNLSPRANGPFVAVNVAAIPETLVEAELFGTSPGAFTGAERKGRIGKFEVANRGTLFLDEIGDLPLPLQAKLLRVLQEQEVEPLGSNQVKPLNVRVIAATHIDLEAKVAAGQFRDDLYYRLNVLALRVPPLRERASDIPALIEHLLDDLANRSGLAPLELSDDALALLCAQPWKGNVRELRNLLERAQLAVDGHLSGEAVRTLLVDPVAPSTPTPTLPVATNTAQTLAEQLAQAERQALQAALAACNGNRQLAAERLGISRAGLYAKLAQHGLGRRG from the coding sequence ATGGCCATTTCCCGCGACGACCTCGACCAGCATGGCCTGATCATCGGCGTGTCGCCCGAGCGCTTCCGGGCGGTGGCCATGCCGCTGCTGTTCGATCACCTCGATGCGCAGTGCGAGGGCACCATCGCGGTCAATCGTCAGGCGCGTATCGTCTGGATCAACGACAAGTACGCGCAGAAGGTCGGCATTGCTGACCCGCGCACGGCGCTGGGCAAGGCAATCGAAGACGTGCTGCCGGCCAGCCGCCTGCGTGAGGTGGTGGAAAGCGGCCAGCCGAGCATGCTCGACCTGATGGCCTTCGGCAGCGAGCATTTCGTGGTGACCCGCATCCCGCTGCGCGACGAGGATGGCACGCTGGTCGGTGCGCTGGGTTTCGTCTTGTTCGACCGCGCCCGTCACCTAAAGCCGCTGATGGCCAAGTACAACAACCTGCAGACACAGCTGCTCGCCACCCAGCACGAGCTGGCCAAGGCACGCCGGGCACGCTACACCATTGCCGGCTTCATCGGCGCCAGCACGGCGGCCAGCGAGGTCAAGCGCCAAGCCCGCCGCGCTGCACAGCTCGACGCCACGGTGCTGATTCGCGGCGAGACCGGCACCGGCAAGGAGCTGCTGGCGCAAGGCATTCATAATCTGTCGCCACGGGCCAACGGACCGTTCGTCGCGGTCAACGTTGCGGCGATTCCGGAAACCCTGGTGGAGGCCGAGCTGTTTGGCACCTCACCGGGCGCCTTTACCGGCGCCGAGCGTAAAGGGCGCATCGGCAAGTTCGAGGTGGCCAACCGCGGCACGCTGTTTCTCGATGAAATCGGCGACCTGCCGCTGCCGCTGCAGGCCAAGCTGCTGCGGGTGTTGCAGGAGCAGGAGGTGGAGCCGCTCGGCTCCAATCAAGTCAAGCCGCTCAATGTGCGGGTGATCGCCGCCACCCATATCGACCTGGAAGCCAAGGTGGCCGCTGGACAGTTCCGCGACGATCTCTACTACCGCCTCAACGTGCTGGCCCTGCGCGTGCCGCCTTTACGTGAACGCGCCAGCGACATTCCCGCACTGATCGAACACCTGCTGGACGACCTGGCCAATCGTTCCGGCCTGGCGCCCCTTGAGCTGAGCGACGACGCCCTGGCCCTGCTCTGCGCCCAGCCGTGGAAGGGCAACGTGCGCGAACTGCGCAACCTGTTGGAGCGGGCACAACTGGCCGTCGATGGACACCTGAGTGGCGAAGCCGTGCGCACGCTGCTGGTCGATCCGGTGGCGCCGAGTACGCCGACGCCCACGCTGCCAGTGGCAACGAACACGGCGCAGACGCTGGCCGAACAGTTGGCGCAGGCCGAACGCCAGGCGCTGCAGGCAGCATTGGCGGCCTGCAACGGCAACCGCCAGTTGGCTGCCGAACGCCTGGGCATTTCCCGCGCCGGGCTCTATGCCAAGCTGGCGCAGCATGGATTGGGACGGCGCGGGTGA
- a CDS encoding cytochrome b/b6 domain-containing protein, whose product MSTSTVRLWDPVVRVFHWSLAGAFLANYFFTEEGENWHRWLGYYAVAWLAIRLVWGFVGTPAARWGDFWPTPARLGAHLRALIAGQPYHRLGHSPLGALVMILMMTLMLGLGVTGFLMEEVDYFWGADLPLNIHEFCANALMALVGLHIAAALLESYRLRENLPLSMVTGKRRKLPEH is encoded by the coding sequence ATGAGCACTTCGACCGTACGCCTGTGGGACCCAGTGGTGCGCGTGTTCCACTGGTCCCTGGCCGGCGCTTTCCTGGCCAACTACTTCTTCACCGAAGAAGGTGAGAACTGGCATCGCTGGCTCGGTTACTACGCCGTAGCCTGGCTGGCGATCCGCCTGGTATGGGGCTTCGTCGGTACACCCGCGGCGCGCTGGGGCGATTTCTGGCCCACACCGGCTCGCCTTGGCGCGCACCTGCGCGCATTGATTGCCGGGCAACCCTACCACCGCCTGGGGCACTCGCCACTGGGCGCGCTGGTGATGATCCTGATGATGACGCTGATGCTTGGCCTCGGCGTAACCGGCTTTCTGATGGAGGAGGTCGATTATTTCTGGGGCGCAGATCTGCCGCTGAACATCCACGAATTCTGTGCCAATGCGCTGATGGCGCTGGTCGGCCTGCATATTGCCGCCGCGCTGCTGGAAAGCTACCGGCTGCGCGAGAACCTGCCGCTGTCGATGGTCACCGGCAAACGCCGCAAGCTGCCTGAGCACTGA
- a CDS encoding PepSY domain-containing protein, whose product MRKLLLLSLALASPLTFAATECTTADKAQWQDQDTFQADLKAQGYQIKKFKVTGGNCYEIYGFDKDGKKVEIYFDPVSGKPVKSNVEG is encoded by the coding sequence ATGCGCAAACTGCTTCTGCTGTCTCTGGCTCTGGCCAGCCCGCTGACCTTCGCCGCGACCGAATGCACCACCGCCGACAAGGCGCAGTGGCAGGATCAGGACACCTTCCAGGCCGACCTCAAGGCTCAGGGCTACCAGATCAAGAAGTTCAAGGTCACGGGTGGCAACTGCTACGAAATCTACGGTTTTGACAAGGACGGCAAGAAGGTCGAGATCTACTTCGATCCGGTCAGCGGTAAGCCGGTCAAGAGCAACGTAGAAGGCTGA
- a CDS encoding TonB-dependent copper receptor, whose translation MSVSFVPGRAFLRARFPLSALTVACGFCTVTPLHAEEPVHELPPTVITAIQQRSPLTVVADPKEPRQPVPASDAADYLKTIPGFSAIRSGGSNSDPVLRGLFGSRLLLLTDGGQMLGACPGRMDAPSSYIAPETFDLLTVTKGPQTVIWGPGASAGVVRFEREPERFGELGARLHASVLAGSNGRFDRLIDGAVGGEQGYLRLMANRSQSDDYANGDGDTIASRWNKWNTDVALGWTPDADTLIELSAGRGDGEARYGGRGMDGTQFQRESLGLRIERSNLGGVLDKLEAKVYYNYADHIMDNFRLRVPNPGSMMAMPMASQVDRRTLGARLAATWQWHDVELITGIDAQRSEHRARRSTYSMMTGYTDADRFPWVKDAVMHNYGAFAEATWRLAERERLIAGTRLDRASARDYRQSFRSMMGMTRPNPTAGETRAETLPSGFVRYEHDLSGSPTTLYAGLGHVQRFPDYWELFSAGLNGPAGSRNAFDGIAPEKTTQLDIGIQYQDDRLQAWASAYAGQIRDYILFDYRGMSTQADNIDARIMGGELGVAYAFDANWKADATLAYAWGKNSSDGEALPQMPPLEARLGLTYARDDWSFGALWRVVDGQGRIAEGRGNVVGQDFADSAGFGVLSLNAAYRVSQQVKLSAGVDNLLDKRYAEHLNLAGDAGFGFPADTRIDEPGRTLWAKVDFDF comes from the coding sequence ATGTCCGTTTCCTTCGTTCCGGGCCGTGCTTTTCTGCGCGCTCGTTTTCCCCTCTCCGCTCTGACTGTGGCCTGTGGTTTTTGTACCGTTACGCCGCTGCATGCCGAGGAGCCTGTCCACGAACTGCCGCCCACGGTGATCACGGCAATCCAGCAACGCTCGCCGCTGACCGTGGTGGCCGATCCCAAGGAGCCACGCCAGCCGGTGCCGGCCAGCGATGCGGCGGATTATCTGAAGACCATTCCCGGTTTCTCGGCGATCCGCAGTGGCGGCAGCAACAGTGATCCGGTGCTGCGCGGGCTGTTCGGCTCACGCTTGCTGCTGCTCACCGATGGCGGGCAGATGCTCGGCGCCTGCCCCGGGCGGATGGACGCACCCAGCTCCTATATCGCGCCGGAAACCTTCGATCTGTTGACCGTGACCAAGGGCCCGCAGACGGTGATCTGGGGCCCCGGCGCTTCGGCGGGTGTGGTGCGTTTCGAGCGTGAGCCGGAGCGTTTCGGCGAGCTCGGCGCGCGCCTGCATGCCAGCGTGCTGGCCGGCTCCAATGGTCGCTTCGACCGCTTGATCGATGGCGCCGTCGGCGGCGAGCAGGGCTACCTGCGGCTGATGGCCAACCGTTCGCAGTCGGACGACTACGCCAACGGTGACGGCGACACCATCGCCTCGCGCTGGAACAAGTGGAATACCGACGTGGCCCTGGGCTGGACGCCGGATGCCGACACCCTGATCGAACTCAGTGCCGGCCGTGGCGACGGCGAAGCGCGCTACGGTGGCCGTGGCATGGACGGCACTCAGTTCCAGCGCGAAAGCCTCGGTCTGCGCATCGAGCGCAGCAACCTCGGTGGCGTACTGGATAAGCTCGAGGCCAAGGTCTATTACAACTACGCCGATCACATCATGGATAACTTCCGCCTGCGCGTGCCGAACCCGGGCAGCATGATGGCCATGCCCATGGCCTCGCAGGTCGACCGCCGCACCCTGGGGGCAAGACTGGCTGCGACCTGGCAGTGGCACGACGTCGAGCTGATCACCGGCATCGATGCACAGCGCAGCGAACACCGTGCACGGCGTTCGACCTACAGCATGATGACGGGCTACACCGACGCCGACCGTTTCCCCTGGGTGAAAGACGCCGTGATGCACAACTACGGCGCTTTTGCCGAGGCCACCTGGCGCCTGGCCGAGCGTGAGCGGCTGATCGCCGGCACACGCCTGGATCGCGCCTCGGCCAGGGATTACCGGCAGAGCTTTCGCAGCATGATGGGCATGACCCGGCCCAACCCGACGGCGGGCGAAACGCGCGCCGAGACTCTGCCCAGCGGTTTCGTGCGCTACGAGCACGACCTGTCCGGCTCGCCGACCACCCTTTATGCCGGCCTCGGCCACGTGCAGCGCTTCCCCGATTACTGGGAGTTGTTTTCCGCCGGGCTGAACGGCCCAGCCGGTTCGCGCAATGCCTTCGACGGTATCGCGCCGGAGAAGACCACCCAGCTCGATATCGGCATCCAGTACCAGGACGACAGGCTGCAGGCCTGGGCCTCGGCTTATGCCGGGCAGATCCGCGACTACATCCTGTTCGACTACCGTGGCATGAGCACTCAGGCCGACAACATCGACGCGCGCATCATGGGGGGCGAGCTGGGCGTGGCCTACGCCTTCGACGCTAACTGGAAGGCCGACGCGACCCTGGCCTACGCCTGGGGCAAGAACAGCAGTGACGGTGAAGCGCTGCCGCAGATGCCGCCGCTGGAAGCACGCCTAGGTCTGACCTATGCGCGCGACGACTGGAGCTTCGGCGCCCTGTGGCGTGTGGTCGACGGCCAGGGGCGCATCGCCGAAGGGCGCGGCAACGTGGTGGGGCAGGACTTCGCCGACAGTGCCGGCTTCGGCGTGCTCTCGCTCAACGCTGCCTATCGCGTCAGCCAGCAGGTCAAGCTCAGCGCCGGTGTGGATAACCTGCTCGACAAGCGTTACGCCGAGCACCTCAACCTGGCCGGCGATGCGGGCTTCGGCTTCCCGGCCGACACCCGTATCGACGAGCCGGGTCGCACCCTCTGGGCCAAGGTCGATTTCGACTTCTGA
- a CDS encoding DUF2946 domain-containing protein has translation MTFTARRRTFAARLGLLAFVLIVLAPLASQLRAEAPDWRWLSELACHDGSDPAPLASDDGRPLLQVDACGYCSLFSHCPALADSRGALVGRLPAARDTGAVLPLASPSRPHFPRALSRAPPMPT, from the coding sequence ATGACCTTCACGGCACGCAGGCGCACTTTTGCTGCCCGGCTCGGGCTGCTGGCGTTCGTCCTTATTGTGTTGGCGCCACTGGCGTCGCAATTGCGTGCCGAAGCGCCTGACTGGCGCTGGCTGAGCGAGCTGGCGTGCCACGACGGCAGTGACCCGGCGCCACTTGCCAGCGATGACGGCAGGCCGCTGCTGCAGGTGGATGCCTGCGGCTACTGCTCGTTGTTTTCCCATTGTCCGGCCCTGGCCGATAGCCGCGGGGCACTGGTCGGGCGCCTGCCCGCTGCTCGGGACACAGGCGCCGTGTTGCCGCTTGCATCACCGTCCAGGCCTCACTTCCCCCGTGCGCTGTCACGTGCCCCACCCATGCCGACCTGA
- a CDS encoding copper chaperone PCu(A)C — protein MTLKKTLLGLTLLLPALLAQAHEYEVGQLHIDHPWSREMPPVAPTAAAYFVIHNKGSAADRLVAVSTPVAGKAELHEHVHADGVMKMQQVQDVAIPAGGEVKFEPMGYHVMLFELKQQARDGERFPLTLTFEKAGSVDVEVAVQKDAPAGHDHGAVHDHGKHQH, from the coding sequence ATGACCCTGAAGAAAACGCTGCTTGGCCTGACCCTGCTGCTGCCGGCACTGCTGGCCCAGGCGCATGAATACGAAGTCGGCCAACTGCATATCGACCATCCCTGGTCACGCGAAATGCCGCCGGTAGCGCCGACCGCTGCCGCCTACTTCGTCATTCACAACAAGGGCAGCGCGGCCGACCGCCTTGTTGCCGTCAGCACGCCGGTGGCCGGCAAGGCCGAGCTGCATGAGCACGTGCACGCCGATGGCGTGATGAAGATGCAGCAGGTGCAGGACGTGGCCATCCCCGCCGGTGGTGAAGTGAAGTTCGAACCCATGGGCTATCACGTCATGCTGTTCGAGCTGAAGCAGCAGGCCAGGGACGGTGAACGCTTCCCGCTGACCCTGACCTTCGAGAAGGCCGGCAGCGTCGACGTCGAGGTGGCGGTGCAGAAGGACGCACCGGCAGGCCATGATCATGGCGCTGTTCACGATCACGGCAAGCATCAGCACTGA
- a CDS encoding PepSY-associated TM helix domain-containing protein: protein MASSPNNVAPARERAAPSFYNLAWRWHFYAGLFVIPFMILLSVTGMIYLFKPQLDAWMYADLMQVPVAEQRLSADQQLAIVREAYPQAAVSKYLPPAAQDRSAQFVISQDGRELNLFIDPYSGSLLGTQDALWNLQAAERKLHGDLLIGTVGDRLIELAAGWGIVLVVSGLYLWWPRGSSGAGVLWPRLSARGRLWWRDLHAVTGFWGSALLLFMLLTGMTWTGYWGAQFAGAWNHFPAAMWDDVPTSGQLTGSLNSSSQQTVAWAVEVTPLPASDPHAAHLGHAGHSAPASSTSLLQHVVDTAAERGVQPGYSISLPKGEQGVYTVALFADDPRNDAMLHFDQYSGAVLADVRWQDYGLVAKTVETGVMLHEGKLFGLANQLLMVAVCLLIIFSSVSGLVLWWKRRPAGRFGVPPLRHDLPRWKSAIAVMIALGIIFPLVGASLLLVWALDRSLYWLPGTRLAN from the coding sequence ATGGCGTCTTCCCCCAATAACGTCGCACCGGCTCGTGAGCGTGCGGCACCGTCGTTCTACAACCTGGCCTGGCGCTGGCACTTCTATGCCGGGCTGTTCGTCATCCCGTTCATGATCCTGCTGTCGGTCACCGGGATGATCTACCTGTTCAAACCGCAGCTCGATGCGTGGATGTACGCCGACCTGATGCAGGTGCCGGTCGCTGAGCAGCGTCTGAGCGCCGATCAGCAACTGGCCATCGTTCGCGAGGCCTACCCGCAGGCCGCTGTCAGCAAATACCTGCCGCCTGCCGCGCAGGATCGCAGCGCGCAGTTCGTGATCAGTCAGGACGGCCGCGAGCTGAACCTGTTCATCGATCCTTACAGCGGCAGCCTTCTCGGCACTCAGGATGCGCTGTGGAACCTGCAGGCGGCCGAGCGCAAGCTGCATGGCGATCTGCTGATCGGCACCGTCGGTGACCGCCTGATCGAGCTGGCCGCGGGCTGGGGCATCGTGCTGGTGGTGTCCGGCCTGTACCTGTGGTGGCCGCGCGGCAGCAGCGGGGCGGGTGTGCTGTGGCCGCGCCTGAGCGCGCGCGGGCGTCTGTGGTGGCGCGACCTGCATGCGGTGACCGGCTTCTGGGGCAGTGCGCTGCTGTTGTTCATGCTGCTTACCGGCATGACCTGGACGGGCTACTGGGGTGCGCAGTTCGCCGGCGCCTGGAACCACTTTCCCGCCGCCATGTGGGATGACGTGCCCACGTCCGGGCAACTGACTGGCAGCCTCAACAGCAGCAGCCAGCAGACCGTGGCCTGGGCGGTGGAGGTCACGCCGCTGCCAGCGTCCGACCCGCATGCGGCGCACCTGGGGCATGCCGGGCACAGCGCCCCGGCAAGCTCCACCAGCCTGCTGCAGCATGTCGTCGACACGGCGGCTGAGCGTGGCGTGCAGCCGGGCTACAGCATCAGCCTGCCCAAGGGCGAGCAGGGCGTGTACACCGTCGCGCTCTTCGCCGATGACCCGCGCAACGACGCCATGCTGCACTTCGACCAATACAGCGGTGCGGTACTCGCCGACGTGCGCTGGCAGGACTACGGACTGGTGGCGAAAACCGTGGAAACCGGGGTGATGCTGCACGAAGGCAAACTGTTCGGCCTGGCCAACCAACTGCTGATGGTGGCGGTGTGCCTGCTGATCATCTTCAGCTCGGTCAGCGGCCTAGTGCTGTGGTGGAAACGCCGCCCGGCCGGGCGCTTCGGCGTGCCGCCGCTGCGTCACGACCTGCCGCGCTGGAAGAGCGCCATCGCCGTGATGATCGCGCTCGGCATCATTTTTCCGCTGGTCGGCGCTTCGCTGCTGCTGGTTTGGGCGCTGGATCGTTCGTTGTATTGGCTGCCCGGAACCCGGCTTGCCAACTGA